In one Kluyveromyces marxianus DMKU3-1042 DNA, complete genome, chromosome 4 genomic region, the following are encoded:
- the FMP40 gene encoding Fmp40p, with the protein MGEARNIILALKECGSSRVVRHLDPERYLQTVGAAADLYRATDDESLKRQRLVFHTPRQVSTETNGTPHFSFGAPEKRVHYKPMIQSKKALEDLNLVSDEKLTNLCQGSEIYFDESRNIFPYSLSYAGFQFGQFAGQLGDGRVHNLFEIKDKNAQYQTIQLKGSGLTPYSRFADGKAVLRSSIREFVISESLHAIGIPSSRALQISSLPKTRAKRSYFEPCAVITRFAPSWIRIGNFDLFRWKKDDKGLLKLADYCIDEVFDGLKVEKNLVSLNSFKTNFFEGTSTMINSSEEHSKKLTDDVMTKYDLLFRKIAKLNAEGVAYWQAYGFCNGVLNTDNTSILGLSIDFGPFGFMDKFDPDYTPNHDDVNGRYSFSNQPSVIWWNLIKLAEALVIPLGVGKELLPKLPVTERKDWTEEEVNKISERATAIINLTGLEYEYRFTVKYADLMAKRLGYDLEIPAELTEENLSSIADKVKCFTVDVIEPMLKILQVTGVDYNGFFLALQNYNGPFLNDKEPHGLDKDLLRVFFNEEQILKITKYYEDHAENDSGETRKLLEVSKTLNNWAKDFLQLAPSFQNRVQVAQKVNPLFIPRNYILEYVADQYTEEQREKLNDPDAELDNQSLEKLLLMSTNPYDSSAWNNSLLPELEVEWSTVTDDPDLLMTQCGCSS; encoded by the coding sequence ATGGGCGAGGCTAGAAACATAATCCTGGCTCTCAAAGAGTGTGGTTCATCAAGAGTCGTCAGACATCTTGATCCAGAAAGATATTTGCAGACAgttggagcagcagcagattTGTACCGTGCAACTGATGACGAGTCTTTGAAACGACAGCGTTTGGTATTTCACACGCCTCGACAAGTCTCCACGGAAACGAATGGGACACCTCACTTCTCTTTCGGTGCACCAGAGAAACGTGTGCATTACAAACCTATGATCCAAAGCAAAAAGGCCTTGGAAGATCTAAACTTAGTAAGCGATGAGAAATTGACAAATTTATGCCAGGGTTCAGAGATTTATTTTGATGAATCCAGGAATATATTCCCGTACAGTTTATCCTACGCAGGTTTCCAATTCGGCCAATTCGCAGGACAGTTGGGGGACGGCAGAGTGCATAATCTCtttgaaataaaagataaaaaCGCACAATATCAAACTATCCAGTTGAAAGGTAGTGGGTTAACTCCATACTCAAGATTTGCTGATGGGAAGGCTGTGTTGAGGTCAAGTATACGTGAATTTGTTATATCTGAGAGTTTACATGCCATTGGGATTCCATCATCAAGAGCATTACAGATTTCTTCGCTTCCAAAGACAAGAGCAAAAAGATCGTACTTCGAACCTTGTGCGGTGATAACAAGATTTGCACCCAGTTGGATTCGCATTGGAAACTTTGATCTATTCAGATGGAAAAAGGATGATAAAGGATTATTAAAATTGGCAGACTATTGCATTgatgaagtttttgatGGCTTgaaagttgaaaagaatttgGTGTCATTAAACAGTTTCAAAACCAACTTTTTTGAAGGAACCTCGACTATGATTAATAGCTCAGAAGAGCATTCCAAAAAGCTTACTGATGATGTAATGACCAAGTATGATTTACTGTTTAGAAAAATCGCGAAATTAAACGCTGAGGGAGTAGCCTATTGGCAAGCTTATGGATTTTGTAACGGTGTGTTAAACACAGATAACACTTCAATCCTCGGTCTATCTATAGACTTTGGACCATTTGGGTTTATGGACAAGTTTGATCCAGATTATACTCCAAATCATGATGATGTCAATGGACGCTATTCGTTTTCAAACCAGCCTTCTGTAATATGGTGGAATCTAATTAAACTTGCAGAGGCTCTAGTAATTCCTCTAGGTGTAGGAAAAGAGTTGTTACCTAAACTCCCAGTCACCGAACGCAAAGATTGGACTGAAGAGGAGGTCAACAAAATTTCGGAGAGAGCTACCGCAATTATAAACCTAACTGGATTAGAATATGAGTATAGATTTACAGTCAAGTATGCCGATTTAATGGCTAAGAGACTTGGGTATGATTTAGAGATTCCTGCAGAACTTACAGAGGAAAATTTATCATCGATTGCAGATAAAGTAAAATGCTTCACCGTGGATGTCATTGAGCCTATGTTAAAGATTTTACAAGTAACAGGCGTCGATTACAATGGCTTCTTTTTGGCACTACAAAACTACAATGGCCCATTTTTGAATGACAAAGAACCTCATGGATTGGACAAAGATCTTCTAAGAGTATTCTTCAATGAGGAAcaaattttaaaaataaCGAAATATTATGAAGACCATGCGGAAAATGACTCTGGAGAAACGAGAAAATTATTAGAGGTATCAAAGACGTTGAACAATTGGGCAAAAGACTTCCTACAGTTAGCGCCAAGTTTCCAGAATAGAGTCCAAGTTGCTCAGAAAGTAAATCCTCTTTTCATTCCTAGAAACTACATTCTTGAGTATGTTGCTGACCAATATACAGAAGAGCAAAGGGAGAAACTCAATGATCCGGATGCAGAACTAGATAATCAATCCCTCGAAAAGCTTCTTCTAATGAGTACCAACCCCTACGATAGTTCTGCCTGGAATAACTCACTCTTACCAGAACTAGAAGTAGAATGGAGTACTGTCACAGATGATCCCGACCTGTTAATGACCCAATGTGGATGTTCGAGCTAG
- the SRC1 gene encoding src1p, producing MSKEEGNSSFNESLLKEDFDPASLKIAELKTVLTSNEIGFKAHDKKAALVKLVEENLDTIKKNVEKDGITTSSHGKVKVTKKRESSKKKRKSATPDALEKSLEKAVHHVKSTPISTPVKEEKEEEEGNTSKVVAKKRKKKSKGNELDKEESRSKTSKKRTKGDESDVEEGEKPDKKARKTKKKKNVSKEGSHDIKSATGSPITKKITKKSPIKSPHRSLIIDKFESSDDASDDSGKDDSFVNFSIKRTSKSNSAIHSSPKSGTASADISADASGRTVTRSNESTKIMETPQESTPIKLNSKSPRANNALRELENQVEQEELENPQRRIPTPTFPTIEEVQKLQDQVTRSINTDNTEASENVSTSEQQIATDREETSREEESISGDKTKDEVEEPIDEELLEGEEEVDENSSVLKGEGKEEEEEEEEEEEGKETTDTKMAKKQCIKKSAKSLFTSLGHFLIKLNIFLLIMLPIIFGLWYREQRIAVGFCGSEIDIPLLGKEYTNPYVKEFESKLSPLKPDCLPCPENAICFPYMNLKCKPGYIIEKSIFSLHGLVPIHDRCIKDSKKQKLVQEVVKKTLELLRTKNAQESCGECEDDIKSGVSNEELYEIFYESKKPWINDEEFNALWEQVEVDLKEEPEIIWRQLPTKSGNHKSSGSSSDGHPPEGSLEVDGQTGHFQETGFQKGYFRSTSKKYIGLKCQFERQVHSTWNRYQWLVVSTFSILVALQILKRYISKKLQEREMIEKISEQVIKRLQQVVIKKIQPSYMSSVQLRDLILKDVNDLNEKNRIWTATTKRLDSNTNVKSTLMEIHGEIMKCWEWIGVLPINDDDNKTEQTENANVAA from the exons ATGAGCAAGGAAGAGGGTAATAGTAGTTTTAATGAATCTCTTCTGAAAGAGGACTTCGATCCAGCATCATTAAAGATCGCCGAATTGAAGACAGTGTTGACGAGCAATGAGATAGGCTTCAAAGCACATGATAAGAAGGCTGCGTTGGTAAAATTAGTAGAAGAAAACCTAGATACtatcaagaaaaatgtaGAGAAGGATGGGATTACGACATCTTCGCATGGAAAGGTGAAAGTTACGAAAAAGCGTGAAAGCAgtaagaaaaagagaaagtcAGCTACTCCAGACGCGTTAGAGAAGTCATTGGAGAAAGCTGTGCACCATGTTAAATCAACACCAATATCTACTCCGGTaaaggaagagaaggaggaggaagaaggaAATACCAGTAAGGTGGTAGCAAAAAAACGGAAGAAAAAATCCAAAGGAAATGAACTGGATAAGGAGGAAAGCCGTAGTAAaacatcaaagaagaggacTAAAGGTGATGAAAGTGATGTGGAAGAGGGAGAGAAACCAGATAAAAAGGCTCGTAAGactaagaagaagaaaaatgtaTCAAAAGAGGGATCTCACGATATCAAATCGGCCACCGGTTCTCCAATTACGAAGAAAATTACCAAAAAATCTCCTATCAAATCTCCTCATAGATCTTTGATAATAGATAAATTCGAGTCGTCTGACGATGCATCTGATGATTCTGGGAAAGATGATAGCTTTGTTAACTTTTCTATCAAAAGGACTTCTAAATCTAACAGTGCTATTCATTCTAGCCCTAAAAGTGGCACCGCTAGTGCAGATATTAGTGCAGATGCCAGTGGAAGAACTGTGACTCGGTCGAACGAGTCTACCAAAATCATGGAGACTCCTCAGGAATCTACTCCAATCAAGCTAAACTCAAAGAGCCCAAGGGCAAACAATGCACTAAGAGAATTGGAAAACCAggttgaacaagaagaattggaaaacCCTCAAAGGCGAATCCCAACCCCAACATTTCCTACCATTGAGGAGGTTCAAAAGTTACAAGATCAAGTTACACGCTCAATCAATACCGATAATACTGAGGCAAGTGAGAATGTATCTACTAGTGAACAACAAATCGCAACAGACCGCGAGGAAACAAgtagagaagaagaatcaattAGCGGTGATAAAACTAAAGACGAAGTTGAAGAACCgattgatgaagaattgcTTGAAGGTGAGGAAGAAGTGGACGAAAACTCTTCTGTCTTAAAAGGCgaagggaaagaagaagaagaagaagaagaagaagaagaagaagggaaagaaaCCACTGACACAAAAATGGCTAAGAAACAGTGTATCAAAAAATCTGCTAAAAGTTTATTTACCTCTCTTGGTCACTTTTTAATAAAGCTTAACATCTTCCTCTTGATAATGTTACCAATAATATTTGGTCTATGGTACCGTGAGCAGAGAATAGCCGTTGGATTTTGTGGTTCAGAAATCGATATCCCACTCTTAGGTAAGGAGTACACAAATCCATATGTTAAGGAATTTGAATCGAAATTGAGTCCGCTCAAACCAGATTGTCTACCTTGTCCTGAAAATGCCATCTGTTTCCCATATATGAACCTAAAGTGCAAGCCGGGATACATTATAGAAaaatccattttttctttgcatgGTTTGGTTCCGATTCATGATAGGTGTATCAAAGACTCTAAAAAGCAAAAATTAGTTCAAGAAGTGGTGAAGAAAACACTTGAACTTTTAAGAACCAAGAATGCTCAAGAGTCTTGTGGTGAATGTGAAGATGATATCAAAAGTGGAGTGAGTAATGAAGAATTATATGAAATCTTTTATGAATCTAAGAAACCTTGGATCAATGATGAGGAATTCAACGCTCTCTGGGAACAGGTCGAAGTTgacttgaaagaagaaccgGAGATTATTTGGAGGCAA TTACCAACAAAGTCAGGAAACCATAAGTCTTCGGGGAGCTCCAGCGACGGTCACCCACCAGAAGGGAGTCTTGAAGTTGACGGACAGACGGGACATTTTCAAGAAACAGGGTTTCAAAAGGGGTATTTTCGATCTACGTCTAAAAAGTACATAGGTTTGAAGTGTCAGTTTGAAAGACAAGTCCACAGTACATGGAACAGATACCAGTGGCTAGTCGTCTCAACTTTTTCCATTCTGGTGGCTCTCcagatattgaaaaggtATATCTCTAAGAAGTtacaagagagagagatgaTAGAGAAAATCTCCGAGCAGGTGATCAAAAGATTACAGCAAGTTgtgataaaaaaaatccaaccAAGCTACATGTCGTCAGTCCAATTGAGAGATTTGATCTTGAAGGATGTCAACGATTTGAACGAGAAGAACAGAATATGGACTGCGACCACCAAGAGATTAGACTCAAACACCAACGTGAAGTCCACCCTAATGGAGATTCACGGTGAGATCATGAAATGTTGGGAATGGATTGGCGTACTACCTATAAACGACGACGATAATAAGACCGAGCAAACAGAGAATGCAAACGTTGCAGCCTGA